The following coding sequences lie in one Alloacidobacterium dinghuense genomic window:
- a CDS encoding serine hydrolase, with protein MNRALCVAVLALLVMIATSGAQQPAITRPDGRNITSAQIDSTVNRLIQAAHVTGAGIALFHDGKVVYLEAYGVRDAEKNLPLMPDSVMTAASLTKSAFATVVMRLVQHGTLNLDKPIEEYLGKPLGDFDPYTDLKGDPRTAKLTLRILLDHTTGFANFRGLEDDHKLHIHYDPGTHYGYSGEGINLAQFVIEKVTGKSTTELMQEELYGPLKMSRSSMIWLPRFESDFANGYDEYGRSLGPERRTKPNAAGSMQTTPRDYATFLSALMRGEVLSSEARERMLSPQIRIHSAQQFPSLNTDTTTAYDSIQLSYGVGWGLYKSPYGPAFFKEGHDEGWRNLALCFLNGDGMLVMTNSSNGEGIFKPLVEALLGGTGFPFDWDGYTPYDKLPPLPKLKEHKRVTLTADHLNRLVGKYAFSADIVLTVTLENGRLFIRENDEEKQEYFAESPNDFYSATSTDECSFKPETGPAQVLVLHLDNGQNPALKRVP; from the coding sequence TTGAATCGAGCTTTGTGTGTAGCAGTTCTCGCTTTGTTGGTGATGATTGCAACTTCGGGTGCGCAGCAACCAGCTATCACTCGGCCCGACGGGCGCAACATTACGTCCGCGCAGATCGATTCGACCGTGAACCGACTGATCCAGGCGGCGCATGTCACGGGCGCCGGCATCGCGCTCTTCCATGATGGCAAGGTGGTTTACCTCGAGGCCTACGGCGTGCGCGACGCTGAAAAGAATCTCCCGCTTATGCCCGACTCAGTGATGACGGCCGCTTCGCTTACAAAGTCGGCCTTTGCGACTGTCGTCATGCGCCTTGTCCAACACGGTACGCTCAATCTTGATAAGCCGATTGAGGAATATCTCGGCAAGCCCCTTGGCGATTTCGACCCTTACACCGACCTTAAAGGCGATCCGCGCACGGCTAAGCTCACACTACGCATCCTGCTCGACCACACTACCGGCTTCGCCAACTTCCGCGGTCTAGAGGACGATCACAAGCTACATATCCATTACGATCCCGGCACGCACTACGGCTACTCCGGCGAGGGCATTAACCTCGCGCAATTCGTCATTGAAAAAGTGACCGGAAAGTCTACTACCGAACTGATGCAGGAAGAGCTTTACGGTCCGCTCAAGATGTCGCGCAGCAGCATGATCTGGCTGCCACGCTTCGAATCCGATTTTGCCAACGGGTACGACGAGTACGGTCGTTCGCTCGGCCCCGAGCGCCGTACGAAGCCCAACGCCGCAGGCTCGATGCAGACCACGCCGCGCGACTATGCTACGTTCCTGAGCGCACTGATGCGCGGCGAGGTGCTCAGCAGCGAAGCGCGAGAGAGGATGCTGAGCCCGCAGATCCGCATTCACTCCGCGCAGCAGTTCCCTTCGCTCAACACCGACACAACAACCGCATACGATTCCATCCAGCTCAGCTACGGTGTCGGCTGGGGACTTTACAAGTCGCCTTACGGGCCAGCGTTTTTCAAGGAAGGCCATGATGAAGGCTGGCGCAATCTTGCGCTGTGCTTCTTGAACGGCGACGGCATGCTGGTGATGACTAACAGTTCGAACGGCGAGGGCATCTTCAAGCCACTGGTCGAGGCTTTGCTGGGCGGGACCGGCTTTCCCTTCGACTGGGACGGCTACACGCCCTATGACAAGCTGCCTCCGCTGCCCAAGCTGAAGGAGCACAAGCGCGTCACGTTGACGGCCGATCACCTTAATCGGCTCGTTGGCAAATACGCATTCAGCGCCGATATTGTCCTCACCGTCACGCTCGAGAATGGCCGCCTCTTCATCCGCGAGAATGACGAGGAAAAGCAGGAGTATTTCGCCGAAAGCCCAAACGACTTCTACTCCGCCACCTCGACTGACGAGTGCAGCTTCAAGCCCGAGACCGGCCCGGCACAGGTGCTTGTCCTTCACCTCGACAACGGCCAGAACCCCGCACTCAAACGCGTGCCGTAA
- a CDS encoding VOC family protein encodes MSSVQIEQKSYEMPPREGISIAYFLTVADIERSARYYEKVFGARILSLGDGNAPGYLQLANIWMILNVGGGPTPDKPAVTLSVPDPNHINSFMNFRVADIQACYELWKSRGAEFITEPLEKYGEWRCYIRDPDGYLIEVGQSTTVKYG; translated from the coding sequence ATGAGCAGCGTACAAATCGAGCAGAAGAGCTATGAGATGCCCCCGCGAGAGGGAATCAGCATCGCGTATTTTCTCACCGTCGCCGACATCGAGCGATCGGCTCGCTACTACGAAAAGGTCTTCGGCGCTCGCATTCTGAGCCTGGGTGACGGCAACGCGCCTGGGTACCTTCAGCTTGCGAATATCTGGATGATTCTGAACGTTGGAGGCGGGCCGACCCCGGATAAGCCGGCGGTAACGCTCAGCGTTCCCGACCCGAATCACATCAACAGTTTTATGAATTTCCGGGTTGCGGATATTCAAGCGTGTTATGAGTTATGGAAGAGTCGAGGAGCGGAGTTCATCACGGAGCCGTTGGAGAAGTACGGCGAGTGGCGCTGCTACATCCGCGATCCTGACGGTTATCTTATCGAGGTCGGACAGAGCACCACCGTCAAATACGGTTAA